In a single window of the Elaeis guineensis isolate ETL-2024a chromosome 6, EG11, whole genome shotgun sequence genome:
- the LOC105060090 gene encoding uncharacterized protein has product MRLLCLLLFLFLAALRPSAAASGGGRVGEHRALLDLKAALGDPSGALAGWDAAADHCQAWVGVACDAAGRVVSLNISNLNLSGPLPPAVSRLRSLLRLSTAANQLSGPIPPELSLLSGLRFLNLSNNAFNETFPSALSRLKNLHVLDLYNNNLTGVLPLEVAELPALRHLHLGGNFFSGAIPPEYGRWEHLEYLAVSGNELGGPIPPELGNVTTLRELYIGYFNSFQGSLPAAIGNITALVRLDAANCGLSGKIPPEIGNLQNLDTLFLQVNGLSGGITPELGMLRSLKSMDLSNNALTGEIPRTFAELKNLTLLNLFRNRLHGAIPDLIGDLPRLEVLQLWENNFTGEIPRRLGTNGRLQLLDLSSNKLTGSLPPNLCSGNNLQVLIALGNFLFGSIPESLGRCKSLSRIRMGENYLNGSIPSGLFSLPNLAQVELQDNLLTGGFPETAGSSISSTLGQISLSNNRLSGALPPSIGKFSGVQKLLLNQNQFSGRIPLEIGRLQQLSKMDFSGNRFSGPITPEIRKCKLLTFVDLSRNNLSGEIPAEITGMRILNYLNLSRNHLEGEIPASISTMQSLTAVDFSYNNLSGLVPGTGQFSYFNATSFVGNPDLCGPYLGPCLPGIPDGSRPSHSKGSLSSSFKLLLVIGLLLCSIAFAIAAIIKARSLKKASEARAWKLTAFQRLDFTCDDVLNCLKEENIIGKGGAGIVYKGVMPNGDQVAVKRLPAMSRGSSHDHGFSAEIQTLGRIRHRHIVRLLGFCSNHETKLLVYEYMPNGSLGEVLHGKKGGHLQWDTRYKIAVEAAKGLCYLHHDCSPLILHRDVKSNNILLDSDFEAHVADFGLAKFLQDSGTSECMSAIAGSYGYIAPEYAYTLKVDEKSDVYSFGVVLLELISGRKPVGEFGDGVDIVQWVRKMTDSNKEAVSEILDPRLSTVPLQEVIHVFHVAMLCVEEQSVERPTMREVVQILAEFPKPKPGEDSSANEGSVPPPPVPVEETSSKETKEDQQQQQQQQPALQSPPPDLLSI; this is encoded by the exons ATGCGATTGCTgtgtcttctcctcttcctcttcctcgctGCCCTTCGACCTTCCGCCGCCGCCTCCGGCGGAGGAAGGGTGGGGGAGCACCGCGCGCTCCTCGACCTCAAGGCGGCGCTCGGCGACCCCTCCGGCGCCCTCGCTGGCTGGGACGCCGCCGCCGACCACTGCCAAGCCTGGGTCGGCGTCGCCTGTGACGCCGCCGGCCGCGTCGTCTCCCTCAACATCTCCAACCTCAACCTCTCCGGCCCTCTCCCCCCTGCCGTCTCCCGCCTCCGTTCCCTCCTTCGCCTCTCCACCGCCGCCAACCAGCTCTCCGGCCCCATACCGCCtgagctctcccttctttccggCCTTCGTTTTCTCAATCTCTCCAATAACGCCTTCAATGAGACCTTTCCCTCCGCCCTCTCCCGCCTCAAGAACCTCCACGTCCTCGACCTCTACAACAACAACCTCACCGGCGTCCTCCCTCTCGAGGTGGCGGAGCTCCCCGCCCTCCGCCACCTCCACCTTGGCGGCAACTTCTTCTCCGGTGCCATCCCGCCGGAGTACGGCCGTTGGGAGCATCTCGAGTACCTCGCCGTTTCTGGCAACGAGCTCGGAGGCCCCATCCCGCCGGAGCTTGGCAACGTCACCACCCTCCGAGAGCTCTACATCGGCTACTTCAACAGCTTCCAGGGCAGCCTCCCGGCGGCCATCGGCAACATCACCGCCCTCGTCCGCCTTGACGCCGCCAACTGCGGCCTCTCGGGCAAGATTCCTCCGGAGATTGGTAACCTCCAGAACCTGGACACACTGTTCCTCCAGGTGAACGGTCTCTCGGGGGGGATCACGCCGGAGCTCGGCATGCTCCGGAGCCTCAAGTCCATGGATCTCTCCAACAACGCCCTCACCGGCGAGATCCCAAGGACCTTCGCCGAGCTCAAGAATCTCACCCTTCTCAACCTCTTCCGCAACAGGCTCCATGGCGCCATCCCGGACCTAATCGGAGATCTTCCGAGGCTGGAGGTGCTCCAGCTCTGGGAGAACAACTTCACCGGCGAGATTCCCCGCCGGCTCGGTACGAACGGCCGCCTCCAGCTCCTCGACCTCTCTTCCAATAAGCTCACCGGCTCCCTCCCTCCGAATCTCTGCTCCGGCAACAATCTCCAAGTACTAATCGCCCTCGGGAACTTCCTCTTCGGATCCATCCCGGAATCCCTCGGCCGGTGTAAATCCCTCAGTCGGATCCGGATGGGGGAGAACTACCTCAATGGATCGATCCCCAGTGGCCTCTTCAGCTTGCCGAATCTCGCACAGGTCGAGCTCCAGGACAACCTTCTCACCGGCGGCTTCCCGGAGACCGCCGGCTCCTCGATCTCGTCGACGCTCGGCCAGATCAGCCTCTCCAACAATCGCCTCTCCGGCGCTCTCCCTCCATCCATCGGGAAATTCTCCGGCGTCCAGAAGCTCCTCCTCAACCAGAACCAGTTCTCCGGCCGCATCCCCCTGGAGATCGGGAGGCTGCAGCAGCTCTCCAAGATGGACTTCAGCGGCAACCGGTTCTCCGGCCCAATCACTCCGGAGATCCGCAAGTGCAAACTTCTAACATTCGTCGATCTCAGCCGGAATAATCTCTCCGGCGAGATCCCGGCGGAGATCACCGGAATGAGGATCCTGAATTACCTCAACTTGTCAAGGAACCATCTTGAGGGCGAGATTCCGGCATCCATTTCCACAATGCAGAGCTTGACTGCCGTGGATTTCTCCTACAACAACCTCTCCGGCCTGGTGCCGGGCACCGGCCAGTTCAGCTACTTCAATGCCACATCCTTCGTCGGCAACCCCGATCTCTGCGGCCCCTATCTCGGGCCTTGCCTGCCCGGAATTCCTGATGGCTCGCGTCCATCTCATTCGAAAGGttccctctcctcttccttcaaGCTCTTACTTGTCATTGGCCTACTCCTCTGTTCCATTGCCTTCGCCATTGCCGCCATCATCAAAGCTCGGTCTTTGAAGAAGGCCAGCGAAGCTCGAGCATGGAAGCTGACAGCTTTCCAGCGGCTCGATTTCACCTGCGATGATGTTTTGAATTGTTTGAAGGAGGAGAACATCATTGGGAAAGGAGGGGCCGGCATTGTCTACAAGGGTGTGATGCCCAACGGCGACCAGGTGGCCGTGAAGCGGCTCCCGGCGATGAGCCGGGGTTCATCACATGACCACGGGTTTTCTGCGGAGATCCAGACTCTTGGCAGGATCCGGCATCGGCACATTGTGAGACTGCTGGGCTTCTGTTCCAACCACGAAACCAAGCTATTGGTTTATGAGTATATGCCAAATGGGAGCCTTGGAGAGGTTCTCCACGGGAAGAAAGGAGGCCATTTGCAGTGGGACACAAGGTATAAGATTGCTGTGGAAGCCGCGAAGGGCCTCTGCTATCTCCACCATGATTGCTCTCCTTTGATCCTCCACCGTGATGTGAAGTCGAACAATATCCTTCTGGATTCAGATTTTGAAGCCCATGTTGCTGATTTCGGGCTCGCCAAGTTCCTGCAGGACTCCGGTACTTCAGAGTGCATGTCAGCTATCGCTGGCTCTTATGGATATATTGCTCCAG AATACGCCTACACCCTGAAGGTGGATGAGAAGAGCGATGTTTACAGCTTCGGAGTGGTTCTCCTAGAACTCATAAGCGGACGAAAGCCTGTTGGGGAATTTGGAGATGGTGTTGACATTGTCCAATGGGTGAGGAAGATGACAGATTCTAACAAGGAGGCAGTGTCTGAAATCCTGGACCCCAGGCTTTCTACAGTGCCCCTTCAGGAAG